A stretch of the Esox lucius isolate fEsoLuc1 chromosome 2, fEsoLuc1.pri, whole genome shotgun sequence genome encodes the following:
- the plekho2 gene encoding titin, translated as MEDEVKEDPIGPKEDTIGPKEDPIGPKEEPERPKETKSQWKTGWVKKASGRIMVSYKDRYIEVERTEIVVYENEDLKTCLERVDLENYDKCHELKSAFKKKNRLVLIRAAKPGIKVQDVKFQAANQEEKEAWIKAFSDCINRAKNKIFDEVKVDEMSNLEHVTRTRPKANRNRRPPTRIHMKEVASVSSEGILRLDLDTGHSSTPNGTHQVTTDGTESPKQAVKPPMPPTSKPSNVLEECPTTQSPEKGQPAEDNPGPQKGLKPPMPPSKEAKAPAAGNGLPHESAAESCPEKKVLKPPMPPSKEAKPTVSAEDQTQVLHPPVPPSKEAKPSAPTGDQPARDISCEGGPEECPDAGVDKVPQPTPPNKLPDGSTDNLAMEHQPRPPTPPSKDKKPSQTDMKEDAVEASGQKNENEEDVEVEWKDEEGSKTTGPSSVPAGPEDDMDSSSSQLIIPTTTLEVKVEPPVFDHPEVAITTIEEDMPKNAIHGAQEEDSVLSGGKYNIINEEAQTMKSSQIAVTVSVPAQEIIKKSPCPPGPPVKKKPVKSTPPAATLAALHVHPSKPENKATDEMKNAPVATTPEENPNRIPSTPPAPLTTTIPAVDTDDQNVPLVIESKCEFPVVVLSLSEPEPDSSCSSPLSFHLSPKKREVREEEKSVDSGQHSDDDEDGSENGDTLAASTAALRGSLVGLDTLMDESEDGDTETPDSLGLSPEEVEDPSSTPQNSQDKPSSLHSTFLQAGRYPPIPLKPSSKLKSTSLGDLLGDQQSGERVKQLIAHGAVRKQAGPCDDTTDLRKEVALELKKTGELLGSIAPRGSTEDGPSSALAGPEVLEEGCPADLLSRAMDKLRKADQFLREARNMKESQHYEQMTKRTSW; from the exons atggaaGAT GAAGTGAAAGAGGATCCCATCGGGCCTAAAGAGGACACCATCGGGCCTAAAGAGGATCCCATCGGGCCTAAAGAGGAGCCTGAGAGGCCCAAAGAGACCAAGTCCCAATGGAAGACCGGTTGGGTAAAAAAGGCCTCAGGCAGAATCATGGTCAGCTATAAGGACCGCTACATTGAGGTGGAGAGGACAGAGATTGTGGTGTATGAAAATGAG GACCTCAAAACCTGCTTGGAGAGAGTGGACCTAGAAAACTATGATAAGTGCCACGAGTTAAAAAGTGCCTTcaagaagaaaaacagactgGTGCTGATACGGGCAGCCAAACCGGGAATTAAG GTCCAGGATGTCAAGTTCCAGGCTGCAAaccaggaggagaaggaagcGTGGATTAAGGCCTTTAGTGACTGCATCAACAGAGCAAAGAACAAGATATTCGATGAG GTGAAAGTGGATGAGATGAGTAACTTGGAGCATGTGACACGCACAAGGCCGAAGGCAAACCGCAATAGAAGGCCACCAACCAGGATTCACATGAAAGAG GTGGCCAGTGTCTCATCAGAAGGCATTCTCCGGCTGGACCTGGACACGGGGCACAGCAGCACCCCTAATGGGACCCACCAAGTGACCACTGATGGCACTGAGAGCCCCAAACAGGCCGTAAAGCCTCCCATGCCCCCCACATCCAAACCCAGCAATGTCTTGGAAGAGTGTCCGACCACCCAGAGCCCCGAAAAGGGTCAACCCGCTGAAGATAATCCTGGTCCTCAAAAGGGCCTGAAACCCCCCATGCCGCCCTCCAAAGAGGCCAAGGCACCTGCAGCCGGGAATGGACTCCCACATGAATCTGCTGCTGAGAGCTGCCCCGAGAAAAAG gTCCTGAAGCCTCCCATGCCTCCCTCCAAAGAGGCCAAACCCACCGTGTCTGCTGAAGACCAAACACAG GTTCTCCATCCACCTGTGCCCCCCTCCAAAGAGGCCAAGCCCTCTGCTCCCACTGGAGACCAACCTGCCAGGGACATCAGCTGTGAGGGAGGCCCAGAGGAGTGCCCTGATGCTGGGGTTGATAAAGTACCGCAGCCCACCCCTCCCAACAAACTCCCTGATGGCTCCACAGACAACCTGGCCATGGAACATCAACCTAGACCACCGACCCCGCCATCCAAAGACAAGAAGCCCTCTCAGACAGACATGAAGGAAGATGCAGTGGAGGCCAGTGGtcagaaaaatgaaaatgaagagGATGTTGAAGTTGAGTGGAAGGATGAAGAGGGTTCAAAAACAACTGGTCCAAGCAGTGTACCAGCGGGGCCTGAAGATGACATGGACTCTTCGTCCTCTCAGCTTATAATACCTACCACCACCCTAGAGGTCAAAGTTGAACCCCCTGTGTTTGACCACCCTGAGGTCGCTATTACCACCATAGAGGAAGATATGCCAAAAAATGCAATACACGGGGCTCAAGAAGAAGACTCTGTCCTTAGTGGTGGAAAGTATAATATAATCAATGAAGAAGCTCAGACAATGAAGTCTTCCCAAATCGCAGTAACAGTGTCAGTTCCAGCACAGGAGATAATCAAAAAGAGCCCTTGCCCTCCTGGACCTCCTGTAAAAAAGAAGCCTGTCAAATCCACTCCTCCAGCAGCTACGCTGGCAGCTCTTCATGTCCACCCGAGCAAGCCTGAGAATAAAGCTACAGATGAAATGAAGAATGCCCCTGTCGCCACCACACCAGAAGAGAACCCGAACCGTATCCCTTCAACACCCCCGGCGCCATTGACCACAACCATTCCAGCTGTAGACACAGATGACCAGAACGTTCCATTGGTCATAGAGTCAAAGTGCGAGTTTCCAGTCGTAGTTCTCTCTCTGAGCGAGCCGGAACCTGACAGCTCCTGTTCCAGCCCTCTGTCCTTTCACCTTTCCCCAAAAAAGAGGGAGGTGCGTGAGGAGGAAAAGTCAGTCGATAGTGGCCAACACTCCGATGACGATGAAGATGGATCAGAGAACGGAGACACGTTGGCTGCCTCCACAGCTGCTCTGAGGGGCAGCCTGGTCGGCCTAGACACGCTCATGGACGAGAGCGAAGACGGAGATACTGAGACACCCGATAGCCTGGGACTCAGTCCGGAAGAGGTGGAGGACCCCTCATCCACACCCCAGAACTCCCAGGACAAACCCTCCAGCCTCCACTCCACCTTTCTCCAGGCCGGCCGTTATCCTCCCATCCCCCTTAAACCCTCATCCAAGCTCAAGTCCACCTCTTTGGGCGATCTCCTTGGTGATCAGCAGTCGGGTGAAAGAGTGAAACAACTGATTGCACACGGGGCCGTGAGAAAGCAAGCCGGTCCTTGTGACGACACAACAGACCTTAGAAAAGAAGTGGCCTTAGAGCTGAAAAAGACAGGTGAGCTCCTGGGGAGCATTGCCCCCAGAGGGAGTACTGAGGATGGGCCGAGCTCGGCTCTGGCAGGGCCAGAGGTGCTGGAGGAGGGTTGCCCAGCAGATCTGCTCTCCAGAGCCATGGATAAGCTGAGGAAAGCAGACCAATTCCTCAGGGAGGCCAGGAATATGAAAGAGTCTCAACATTATGAGCAAATGACCAAGAGAACCAGCTGGTAG